The Moraxella haemolytica genome window below encodes:
- a CDS encoding fumarylacetoacetate hydrolase family protein: MQVNAPAEQTTINTQKTKTKPMPTITLNNQTHTINNIYCIGRSYVEHIHELGNAMPDEPVVFLKPTSSIVAGNTLSLPDFSNSIHHEVELVLLIGDDKQIIGVAVGLDLTARDVQAICKEKGLPWTKAKGFKNACWLSDFQPFINKTYHLSLTVNDEIRQDDDTNKMMYSFEYLVDYLDTLYGLNAGDIIMTGTPKGVSQLKTGDKVIASLDGLAFEILVK; encoded by the coding sequence ATGCAGGTAAACGCACCAGCTGAACAAACCACCATCAACACACAAAAGACCAAGACCAAACCCATGCCCACCATCACTTTAAATAACCAAACCCACACCATCAACAATATCTACTGCATCGGTCGTAGCTATGTCGAACACATTCACGAGCTTGGCAATGCCATGCCTGATGAACCCGTTGTCTTTTTAAAGCCGACCAGTAGCATCGTGGCGGGTAACACCCTAAGCTTGCCTGATTTTTCTAATAGCATTCATCATGAAGTTGAGTTAGTACTCCTAATCGGCGATGATAAACAAATTATCGGCGTGGCGGTCGGTCTTGATTTGACCGCACGAGATGTGCAGGCAATCTGCAAAGAAAAGGGGCTACCTTGGACCAAAGCCAAAGGCTTTAAAAATGCCTGTTGGCTCAGCGATTTTCAGCCATTCATCAACAAAACCTACCACCTATCACTGACCGTCAATGATGAGATTCGCCAAGATGATGACACCAACAAAATGATGTATTCTTTTGAGTATCTGGTGGATTATCTTGATACACTGTATGGCTTGAACGCAGGCGATATAATCATGACAGGTACACCAAAGGGCGTAAGTCAGCTTAAAACAGGCGATAAAGTTATCGCCAGTCTTGATGGTTTGGCATTTGAAATATTAGTCAAATAA